From Acidobacteriota bacterium, one genomic window encodes:
- the trmFO gene encoding methylenetetrahydrofolate--tRNA-(uracil(54)-C(5))-methyltransferase (FADH(2)-oxidizing) TrmFO, protein MSETINVIGGGLAGVEAAWQAAELGAKVRLFEMRPVQQTPAHRTDQLAEIVCSNSLKTDEPGSAPYLLKEELRRGGSMVLRAAEATKVPAGAALSVDRGKFSELITEWVEAHPNIEIVREEVKEIPKGEQDAPHPITIIATGPLTSEALTAEIMKFTGDDQLYFYDAIAPIVAADSIDMTIAFKAARYGKGGDDYINCPMTPDEYDVFYDALIHAKSVPLKRFEETHWFESCLPIEEIARRGVDTLRFGPMKPKGLPDPRTGEEPYACVQLRQENLMADAYGFVGFQNHLRYGEQERVLKLIPGMENAEFLQFGQIHRNTFINSPKILNESLETRTNARLFFAGQITGVEGYVESVATGWLAGINAVRVLRDQPMITAPQTSAIGALCRYVSNVETKNFQPVNITFGLIQELPPELRKKYRNKRERHIFQVERALRHWDEFIAAMSPKATAV, encoded by the coding sequence ATGAGTGAAACAATAAATGTGATCGGCGGCGGGCTTGCCGGGGTTGAGGCGGCGTGGCAGGCGGCGGAATTGGGGGCGAAGGTTCGCCTGTTTGAGATGCGCCCAGTGCAGCAGACGCCCGCGCATCGGACGGATCAGTTGGCCGAGATCGTGTGTTCCAATTCGCTAAAGACGGACGAACCGGGCTCGGCGCCATATCTGTTGAAAGAGGAACTCCGGCGGGGCGGTTCGATGGTTTTGAGGGCGGCCGAGGCAACAAAGGTTCCGGCCGGGGCGGCTCTGTCGGTTGATCGCGGGAAGTTTTCAGAGTTGATAACGGAATGGGTCGAGGCACACCCTAATATTGAGATCGTCCGCGAGGAGGTCAAGGAAATACCAAAGGGCGAGCAGGATGCTCCCCATCCGATCACGATCATCGCGACCGGACCGTTGACGAGCGAGGCCCTGACGGCTGAGATAATGAAGTTTACCGGCGACGATCAGTTGTATTTCTACGACGCGATCGCACCGATCGTGGCGGCGGATTCGATCGATATGACGATCGCTTTTAAGGCGGCGAGGTATGGCAAGGGGGGCGATGATTACATCAATTGTCCAATGACGCCGGATGAATACGACGTTTTTTACGACGCACTGATCCACGCTAAATCCGTGCCGTTAAAGCGTTTTGAGGAGACTCATTGGTTCGAATCGTGCCTGCCGATCGAGGAGATCGCCCGCCGCGGCGTTGATACATTGCGTTTTGGCCCGATGAAGCCAAAAGGTTTGCCCGATCCGCGAACCGGCGAAGAGCCTTACGCCTGCGTACAGTTAAGGCAGGAAAATCTCATGGCGGACGCGTACGGATTTGTCGGCTTTCAGAACCATCTCCGTTACGGCGAACAAGAACGTGTTCTGAAATTGATCCCGGGAATGGAGAACGCCGAGTTTCTGCAGTTCGGCCAGATCCATCGCAACACGTTCATTAACAGCCCAAAGATACTCAATGAATCGCTCGAAACGCGAACGAACGCTCGGCTTTTTTTCGCCGGCCAGATCACCGGGGTCGAGGGCTATGTCGAATCCGTCGCGACCGGCTGGCTCGCCGGAATAAATGCGGTTAGAGTTCTGCGTGATCAGCCGATGATCACAGCTCCGCAGACTTCGGCGATCGGGGCTTTGTGCCGCTATGTTTCGAATGTCGAGACGAAGAATTTTCAGCCGGTGAACATAACATTTGGATTGATCCAGGAACTGCCGCCGGAGCTGCGAAAGAAATATCGCAATAAGCGGGAACGGCATATTTTTCAGGTTGAGAGAGCTCTCAGGCACTGGGATGAATTTATCGCAGCCATGTCGCCAAAGGCGACCGCAGTATAA
- a CDS encoding SGNH/GDSL hydrolase family protein, with protein sequence MDNNGDNLRRWQRKFLLGAAMIAPIAPFLLLQGQIVRWKVGVLPDAEGDKFGRYGEGENAAKLFVIGESTVAGLGARNHKLALAGQFAKYLSEHIHRPVDWNVIGKNGVTARRTIEELMPHMPDGKFDYILVGLGGNDVMKISSPEKWRRDMIELLGILREKSPNAIIFLSNCPMIIHSPIMPFPIKPILWNLSQMHNDNIKEFTRDIDRVFYYPQPVDVRLEGFFADGLHPSEQGYRDWAEAMIRYFVANYKW encoded by the coding sequence GTGGACAATAACGGAGATAATCTAAGGCGTTGGCAACGAAAGTTCCTGCTCGGAGCGGCAATGATCGCTCCGATCGCTCCGTTTTTGCTGCTTCAGGGCCAGATCGTCCGTTGGAAGGTTGGAGTTTTACCCGATGCAGAGGGCGACAAATTTGGGAGATATGGTGAAGGTGAGAATGCCGCCAAACTTTTCGTCATCGGCGAATCGACCGTCGCCGGGCTCGGCGCTCGAAATCACAAACTCGCTCTCGCCGGACAGTTTGCCAAATACTTAAGCGAACATATTCACCGCCCTGTTGATTGGAATGTCATCGGTAAAAACGGGGTCACCGCGCGGCGAACGATCGAGGAGCTCATGCCGCACATGCCGGACGGAAAGTTCGACTATATCCTCGTCGGGCTCGGCGGCAACGATGTTATGAAGATCTCCAGCCCCGAGAAATGGCGACGAGACATGATCGAGCTGCTTGGCATTTTGCGGGAGAAGAGCCCCAACGCGATAATCTTCCTCTCGAACTGCCCGATGATCATCCATTCGCCGATCATGCCTTTCCCGATCAAGCCGATCTTGTGGAATCTCTCGCAGATGCACAACGATAATATTAAGGAATTTACCCGCGATATTGACCGTGTTTTTTACTATCCGCAGCCGGTCGATGTTCGCCTCGAAGGCTTTTTCGCCGACGGCCTGCATCCCTCCGAACAAGGCTACCGCGACTGGGCAGAGGCGATGATCCGTTACTTCGTAGCAAACTATAAATGGTGA
- a CDS encoding PaaI family thioesterase: MSRTQNTGITAEQRERAAKTLHDLPFAKLMGMRLVALQIDLAVIKIDMRDDLRHPGGILHGGVTATLIDTAMAYAVRTRVAPDERTATIDLTVHYLRPHIDGTFICTAKVVRAGKRIFTVSADVHNENGDLIATAISTHTRI; encoded by the coding sequence ATGTCAAGAACTCAAAACACCGGTATTACCGCCGAGCAGCGTGAGCGGGCGGCAAAAACGCTGCACGATCTGCCGTTCGCCAAACTGATGGGCATGAGGCTGGTCGCTCTGCAGATTGATCTCGCAGTCATCAAGATCGACATGCGCGACGACCTCCGCCATCCCGGCGGCATTCTGCACGGCGGTGTCACCGCGACGCTGATCGACACGGCAATGGCGTATGCCGTTAGAACCCGCGTTGCTCCGGACGAGAGAACGGCGACCATTGACCTGACCGTCCACTATCTTAGGCCGCACATCGATGGAACATTCATCTGTACCGCAAAGGTGGTTCGCGCCGGAAAACGCATCTTCACCGTGTCCGCGGACGTTCACAACGAAAACGGCGATCTGATCGCGACCGCAATATCAACACATACTCGTATTTGA
- a CDS encoding ABC transporter ATP-binding protein translates to MEQLKKFAKYFKPYKGTILLGILCILVSMAFGLFIPYMVGQAVDDLGREVTRQKVIYYPLVILGISGMSGIFLFLQRRLLINTSRHIEFDMREDFYASLVDQPLEYFQSNRVGDLMARATNDLAAIRQIVGPMILYSFQAIFALAIALPIMLNISVKLTLLLMIPLPLVTITVKILGERIHKRFEKIQEYFSDISARAQENLTGVRVIRAYAQEDSEIEQFQVLNREYAAQNLRLVRYAAAMRPLLFFFIGLGFVIIVAVGIPMAVRGDITAGDFTAFILYLQRMIWYLIALGYVVNLYQRGTASLKRFNKILETEPTIKDGENAREQAPVEGRIEFRGLNFSYKRLATENTEGAGNNNSVSIPSVSSAAADLVLKDINLTIEPGKTVAFVGKTGSGKSTLMSLIPRLLDAPEGSVMVDGKPVREFPLAQLRKAIGFVPQETFLFSDTLAANIAFGVESGFEPPVLAGGRNGIAKKVEANSKADGSIANGATASTNLQHLPPAYAGGSGPVRMTVETAARIAGLADEISEFPGGYEQLVGERGITLSGGQKQRTAIARAVMREPRILILDDSLSAVDTYTEETILHNLRDVRENRTTLIVSHRVSTIRDADLICVLSGGRIIERGTHDELVALDGEYADLYERQLLEEELDATE, encoded by the coding sequence ATGGAACAGCTCAAGAAATTTGCCAAGTATTTCAAGCCATACAAGGGGACGATCCTGCTTGGGATCCTTTGTATCTTGGTGTCGATGGCGTTCGGGCTTTTTATTCCGTACATGGTTGGGCAGGCGGTCGATGATCTCGGGCGGGAAGTTACACGCCAAAAGGTAATCTATTATCCGCTCGTGATCCTCGGCATCAGCGGAATGAGCGGGATATTTCTGTTCTTGCAGCGGCGGTTGCTGATCAATACTTCACGGCACATCGAATTTGATATGCGTGAGGATTTTTACGCGTCGCTCGTTGATCAGCCGCTCGAGTATTTTCAGTCGAACCGCGTCGGCGACCTTATGGCAAGGGCTACGAACGATCTCGCGGCCATTCGCCAGATCGTCGGGCCGATGATCCTTTACAGCTTTCAGGCGATATTTGCTTTGGCGATCGCTTTGCCGATCATGCTGAACATCTCGGTTAAGCTCACGCTGCTCCTGATGATCCCCCTGCCGCTCGTCACGATCACCGTCAAGATCCTCGGCGAGCGGATCCATAAGCGGTTCGAGAAGATACAGGAATATTTTTCCGATATTTCGGCACGGGCCCAGGAAAATCTGACCGGCGTCCGCGTAATTCGTGCATACGCTCAGGAAGATTCAGAGATCGAGCAGTTCCAGGTTTTAAACCGCGAATACGCCGCCCAAAACCTGCGGCTCGTGAGATACGCGGCGGCAATGCGGCCGCTGCTGTTTTTCTTTATCGGGCTGGGATTCGTGATAATTGTTGCCGTTGGGATCCCGATGGCAGTTCGCGGCGACATCACGGCCGGCGATTTCACGGCATTCATCTTGTATTTGCAGCGAATGATCTGGTACCTGATCGCCCTCGGCTACGTGGTTAACCTGTACCAACGCGGCACCGCTTCGCTCAAGCGATTTAACAAGATCCTCGAAACCGAACCGACGATCAAGGACGGCGAAAACGCCCGCGAACAGGCTCCTGTCGAAGGCCGCATCGAATTTCGGGGCTTGAATTTCAGCTATAAAAGGTTGGCCACAGAGAACACAGAGGGGGCTGGGAACAATAATTCCGTCTCCATTCCCTCTGTATCCTCTGCGGCCGCAGATCTCGTTCTAAAAGACATCAACCTCACGATCGAGCCCGGAAAAACCGTGGCATTCGTCGGCAAGACCGGCAGCGGCAAATCGACCCTTATGAGCCTCATCCCGCGTCTGCTCGACGCACCGGAAGGCTCAGTTATGGTCGATGGAAAGCCGGTACGTGAATTTCCGCTAGCGCAATTGAGAAAGGCGATCGGCTTTGTGCCGCAGGAGACGTTTTTGTTCAGCGATACTTTGGCGGCAAATATCGCCTTTGGCGTGGAATCAGGGTTTGAACCGCCTGTGTTAGCGGGCGGAAGGAACGGAATAGCGAAGAAAGTTGAAGCGAACTCGAAAGCAGACGGATCAATTGCGAACGGGGCCACAGCGTCAACAAATTTGCAGCATCTACCGCCCGCTTACGCAGGCGGTTCCGGCCCGGTTCGCATGACCGTCGAAACGGCCGCCCGAATTGCCGGGCTCGCGGACGAAATCTCCGAATTTCCCGGCGGTTACGAGCAGCTCGTCGGCGAACGCGGCATCACGCTTTCCGGCGGTCAAAAGCAGCGAACCGCGATCGCCCGTGCGGTAATGCGCGAGCCGCGTATTTTGATACTCGACGATTCCCTAAGCGCGGTCGATACCTACACGGAAGAAACGATCCTCCACAACCTTCGCGACGTGCGGGAAAACCGCACGACGCTAATCGTATCGCACCGCGTCTCGACTATCCGCGACGCCGACCTGATCTGCGTCCTTTCTGGCGGCCGCATCATTGAACGCGGTACCCACGACGAACTGGTCGCTCTCGATGGCGAGTATGCCGACCTCTATGAGCGGCAGCTGCTAGAAGAAGAACTGGATGCGACCGAATGA
- a CDS encoding TerC family protein — protein sequence MILFPFAEYWWFYAAFTVFVLGMLALDLGVFHRKEHAVSFKEAAAWSGVWVSLALVFNTLFYYYAAWKFPQDERLMSVPGFDPSTSAWNVSLEFFTGYVVEKSLSVDNIFIFVMVFAYFAIPAVYQHRVLFYGIVGALLFRALFIGAGSWLMQFHWVIYLFGAFLIITGIKMVFASDKEIEPEKNLLIRLFKKFMPVSPNLDGKKFFTRQNGRLYATPLFIALLFLELTDVIFAVDSVPAIFAITKEPLVVFTSNIFAILGLRSMYFMLAGAIDKFHLLKYGLAVVLVFVGLKMVWLNDAFGGKFPITWSLGIIIGTIAISSVLSIMFPKKLDLE from the coding sequence ATGATACTGTTTCCGTTTGCTGAATATTGGTGGTTCTACGCCGCCTTCACCGTTTTTGTCCTTGGCATGCTCGCCCTTGACCTGGGTGTCTTTCACCGCAAAGAGCATGCTGTTTCCTTCAAAGAAGCCGCCGCCTGGAGCGGCGTCTGGGTTTCGCTGGCCCTCGTTTTTAACACGCTGTTTTATTATTACGCCGCCTGGAAATTCCCCCAGGACGAGCGGCTGATGAGCGTTCCGGGCTTCGATCCATCGACGTCCGCGTGGAATGTCTCGCTTGAATTCTTTACCGGGTATGTCGTCGAGAAGTCGCTCTCGGTCGACAATATTTTCATATTCGTAATGGTTTTCGCATATTTTGCGATACCCGCTGTCTACCAGCATCGCGTTCTATTCTATGGCATCGTCGGAGCGTTGCTTTTTAGAGCCTTGTTCATCGGGGCGGGCTCGTGGTTGATGCAGTTTCATTGGGTTATCTATCTGTTCGGAGCGTTTCTGATCATCACCGGTATCAAGATGGTATTCGCTTCGGACAAGGAGATCGAACCCGAGAAGAACCTGCTTATCCGGCTCTTCAAGAAGTTCATGCCGGTCTCTCCGAATCTCGACGGCAAGAAGTTTTTTACTCGTCAGAACGGTCGTCTCTACGCAACGCCGCTTTTTATTGCGTTGCTGTTTCTTGAATTGACAGACGTGATCTTTGCGGTAGATTCGGTCCCGGCGATCTTTGCGATCACGAAGGAGCCTCTGGTCGTTTTTACTTCAAATATTTTCGCGATCCTTGGCCTTCGTTCGATGTACTTCATGCTGGCGGGTGCGATCGATAAGTTTCACTTACTGAAATACGGTTTGGCCGTAGTGCTGGTTTTTGTAGGACTTAAGATGGTTTGGCTGAACGATGCATTCGGCGGTAAATTCCCGATAACGTGGTCGCTCGGGATCATCATTGGAACGATCGCGATCTCGTCGGTATTGTCGATCATGTTTCCAAAGAAACTCGATCTCGAATAG
- a CDS encoding YceH family protein, whose product MPEILNEIEARVLGSLVEKQLTTPEYYPLTLNALVNACNQKNNREPVVHYDETTVTQCLEALRDRNLVYVFYGSTSRVPKYKHMLPTVYELEPSETAVVDIMLLRGPQTLGELRTRTERLYSFSGLGEIQETLDGLIRRDDPLVVKLPVQPGQKEARFAHLLSGPIDIEALAVAHAARPSRGGADTERVEKLEEEVATLRAEIDTLKETFEEFRKQFE is encoded by the coding sequence ATGCCCGAAATACTCAATGAGATCGAAGCCCGCGTCCTCGGTTCGCTGGTCGAAAAGCAGCTCACGACGCCGGAATATTACCCGCTGACGCTTAACGCGCTGGTCAACGCCTGTAATCAAAAAAACAACCGCGAGCCGGTCGTCCACTATGACGAGACCACCGTCACGCAATGTCTCGAAGCCCTGCGCGACCGTAATCTGGTTTACGTTTTTTACGGAAGTACGAGCCGTGTGCCGAAGTACAAACACATGCTGCCGACGGTTTACGAACTCGAGCCTTCCGAGACGGCGGTGGTGGATATAATGCTGCTGAGAGGCCCGCAAACACTGGGCGAGCTGCGGACCCGCACCGAGCGGCTGTACTCGTTTTCGGGCCTTGGCGAGATACAAGAAACGCTTGACGGGCTGATCCGCCGTGACGATCCGCTGGTTGTAAAACTACCGGTCCAGCCCGGCCAGAAAGAGGCCCGCTTTGCCCATCTGCTCTCCGGCCCGATCGACATTGAGGCGCTCGCCGTCGCCCACGCTGCCCGACCCTCGCGCGGCGGAGCCGACACCGAGCGGGTCGAAAAGCTGGAAGAAGAAGTCGCCACCCTCAGAGCTGAGATCGATACTCTGAAGGAGACCTTCGAGGAATTTCGAAAGCAGTTCGAGTAG
- a CDS encoding DinB family protein, producing MDRSTIINKLNENYSAFLDLIAEMPEAEFTFSPDGTKWTPGQQLDHLCRSVAPLNKGLKAPEFALIAMFGKADHASSSYDELVARYQSELAGGGSAPAPFRPEAILYNKKDELLADLRGQIERLSKSIEKYDEEKLDKLVLPHPLLGKLTIREMLYFTIYHGEHHRRHTEQNLEKLASQ from the coding sequence ATGGATAGATCAACGATAATTAATAAATTGAATGAAAATTACTCGGCGTTTTTAGACCTTATCGCAGAAATGCCCGAAGCGGAATTCACATTTTCGCCCGATGGAACGAAATGGACACCGGGCCAGCAGCTCGATCACCTTTGCCGTTCCGTCGCCCCGCTCAACAAAGGGCTCAAGGCTCCCGAGTTCGCTCTAATAGCTATGTTCGGAAAGGCTGACCATGCATCGTCGAGCTACGACGAACTCGTTGCTCGATACCAATCGGAATTAGCCGGCGGAGGATCAGCACCCGCTCCGTTTCGACCCGAAGCGATCCTGTACAATAAAAAAGACGAGCTTTTGGCGGACCTTCGCGGGCAGATCGAACGTCTATCAAAAAGTATTGAGAAGTATGACGAAGAAAAGCTCGACAAACTCGTACTTCCGCATCCGCTGCTTGGGAAACTGACTATTCGCGAAATGCTTTATTTTACGATCTATCACGGCGAGCATCACCGTCGCCACACCGAGCAGAATCTTGAAAAGTTGGCGTCGCAATAA
- a CDS encoding PaaI family thioesterase → METERSLQEEYSPNSICFGCGPANEKGLHVRSFAVGDELVATWHAETYHQAFPGMLNGGIIGALLDCHSNWAATYFLMKRDGKDKPDCTVTADFHVKLLRPTPADAEITLKARVVDSSEDRATVEAELIANGKVCDTCRGTFVAVKEGHPAYHRW, encoded by the coding sequence ATGGAAACAGAACGGTCTCTGCAAGAGGAATATTCACCAAACAGCATCTGCTTCGGCTGCGGGCCGGCAAACGAAAAAGGTTTGCATGTCCGCAGCTTTGCTGTTGGTGATGAGCTGGTTGCAACCTGGCACGCCGAAACTTACCATCAGGCGTTTCCCGGAATGCTTAATGGCGGAATAATCGGCGCTCTGCTCGATTGCCATTCAAATTGGGCAGCGACGTATTTTCTAATGAAACGCGACGGAAAGGATAAGCCGGACTGTACCGTAACGGCGGATTTTCATGTCAAATTGCTAAGGCCGACCCCAGCGGATGCTGAGATAACTTTGAAGGCGAGGGTCGTAGATTCGTCCGAAGACCGAGCGACCGTTGAGGCTGAATTGATCGCTAACGGCAAGGTCTGCGACACGTGCCGCGGTACTTTTGTCGCAGTGAAAGAAGGGCATCCGGCGTATCATCGCTGGTAA
- a CDS encoding ATP-binding protein, with the protein MRRRGTAIFFLILGISLSVLAIALNIGWILLSIREVALLVFGVVFFSLIITGLILNTIFLVREIRRNEQHDAFLNSVTHELKTPIASIKLYLETLKARDLPREKQVEFYDIMLEDNERLLSTVEQVLQASRTREKQRAMNLAEIDISELLKETIGIVRSRKHLAESAIRFSKPAEAVKVVGDRSELQTAFANILDNAVKYSGTEPRISVRIKTSRGNKAEVYIRDRGIGMERADLKRIFKRFYRVPNKSTGAVKGTGLGLAIVRSVIAKHGGRVRAQSKGEGKGTTFFVQLPIS; encoded by the coding sequence ATGCGTCGGCGCGGAACTGCTATATTCTTTTTGATACTCGGCATCAGCCTGTCCGTGCTGGCGATTGCCCTGAATATTGGCTGGATCCTGCTTAGTATCCGCGAAGTCGCTCTGTTGGTTTTTGGTGTCGTTTTTTTCTCGCTGATAATAACGGGATTAATACTGAACACTATTTTCTTGGTGCGCGAGATACGCAGAAATGAGCAGCACGACGCGTTTCTAAACTCCGTTACGCACGAACTCAAAACGCCGATCGCCTCGATCAAGCTCTATCTCGAAACATTGAAGGCTAGAGATCTCCCTAGAGAGAAACAGGTTGAGTTTTACGACATAATGCTCGAGGACAACGAACGTCTGCTGAGTACCGTCGAACAGGTCCTGCAGGCGAGCCGCACGCGAGAGAAGCAGCGGGCTATGAATCTCGCGGAGATCGATATCTCTGAACTGCTAAAAGAAACTATTGGAATCGTGCGTTCCCGGAAACACCTCGCCGAATCAGCGATCAGATTCTCAAAACCGGCCGAGGCGGTAAAAGTCGTTGGCGACCGCAGCGAACTGCAGACCGCCTTCGCCAACATACTCGACAACGCAGTAAAATACTCAGGCACCGAACCGAGGATCTCCGTCAGAATAAAAACATCGAGAGGAAACAAAGCGGAAGTTTACATCCGCGATCGCGGTATCGGTATGGAGCGAGCCGACCTGAAACGCATTTTCAAACGGTTTTACCGCGTCCCCAACAAATCTACTGGAGCCGTCAAGGGCACGGGCCTTGGTCTCGCGATCGTGCGTTCCGTAATAGCCAAACACGGCGGCCGAGTCCGGGCGCAAAGCAAAGGCGAGGGAAAAGGGACGACTTTTTTTGTACAGTTGCCGATCAGTTGA
- a CDS encoding response regulator transcription factor produces MKVLIVEDEQHLADGLRFNVEAEGHEVEVVGDGAPALELLETEVFDAIVLDVMLPTVDGFEVARTLRERLDYTPILMLTARGRPEDVLQGFESGTDDYLPKPFDLNIFIARLNGLLRRRRWSRNEAKAAKTGRQISVNSRTIDFENLELRNGTELIPLTLMETKLLQYLIDNEGRAVSRKEILEDVWHLQEDTDTRAIDNFIVRLRKHLEDEPNNPKIVQTVRGVGYRYVNPVG; encoded by the coding sequence ATGAAAGTTCTTATTGTCGAAGACGAACAGCACCTGGCCGACGGGCTGCGGTTTAATGTTGAGGCCGAGGGGCATGAGGTCGAGGTCGTTGGCGACGGAGCTCCAGCTCTGGAGCTGCTCGAGACGGAGGTTTTTGACGCGATCGTCTTGGACGTGATGCTGCCGACGGTCGATGGATTTGAGGTGGCTCGCACTCTGCGTGAACGGCTCGATTACACGCCGATCCTGATGCTCACGGCTCGCGGCCGGCCTGAGGATGTATTGCAGGGATTTGAATCTGGAACCGACGATTATCTGCCGAAACCATTTGATCTAAACATCTTCATCGCCCGTCTCAATGGACTTCTCCGCCGCCGCCGATGGTCGCGTAACGAAGCGAAGGCTGCGAAAACGGGCCGCCAGATATCGGTCAATAGCCGCACGATCGATTTCGAAAATCTCGAACTCCGCAACGGCACCGAACTGATCCCGCTGACCCTGATGGAGACCAAACTGCTCCAATATCTCATCGACAACGAAGGCCGGGCCGTCTCGCGCAAAGAGATCCTCGAAGACGTCTGGCATCTCCAGGAAGACACCGACACCCGGGCAATCGACAACTTCATCGTCCGCTTACGCAAACATTTAGAAGACGAACCGAACAATCCTAAGATCGTGCAGACCGTGCGGGGAGTCGGTTATCGGTATGTAAATCCTGTCGGATAG
- a CDS encoding MFS transporter produces the protein MEQITVPKQRTVLDMNGYQWTVLFAAWLGWGFDIFDSLLMNYVAPSAVPTLLGLQIGTPEAQSATLWWTGIFTSILLIGWAVGGIIFGKVADRIGRTKTLLLTMLLYSIGTAACSFAPNIWVLLLFRIVASLGIGGEWAAGAAMVAEVVPEKRRVEAGALLYTAAPFGLFLATFVTYQVTGVYFTDPSTSWRYVFLFGLLPAGVAFIVRLFIKEPERWKKLESGAHAKISELFSAKYRALTISGFCMAVTALITWWSGNAFIPIVAKGLAQREWTELTAAGITSLPSMEVMGQQWIRTATNAFNLGGLIGTLLTIPVAKMLGRKKMFFIFYLAAAVSIMAAFGLNLAPHTRLYFYFPIGLSVFGIFGSFTFYLPELFPTRLRATGAGFTYNVGRFIAALGPFLVGSIAASGANALDSAITVLFWIGLVPLAGLAALPLVIETKGRELID, from the coding sequence ATGGAGCAAATTACCGTTCCGAAACAGCGCACCGTTCTGGACATGAACGGCTATCAATGGACTGTCCTCTTTGCCGCATGGCTCGGCTGGGGATTCGATATTTTCGACAGCCTGCTCATGAACTACGTGGCCCCCAGTGCCGTTCCAACTTTGCTTGGGCTGCAGATCGGCACACCCGAGGCTCAATCCGCAACCTTGTGGTGGACCGGGATATTCACGTCGATCTTGCTGATCGGTTGGGCGGTTGGCGGAATTATTTTTGGCAAAGTCGCGGACCGAATTGGCCGCACAAAGACGCTGCTTCTTACGATGCTGCTTTATTCTATCGGAACTGCGGCGTGCTCATTTGCGCCAAATATCTGGGTATTGCTGCTTTTCCGAATTGTCGCAAGCCTCGGTATCGGCGGTGAATGGGCTGCCGGAGCCGCTATGGTGGCTGAGGTCGTACCGGAAAAACGGCGAGTTGAAGCCGGTGCGTTACTATATACGGCAGCTCCGTTCGGGCTGTTTCTGGCGACATTTGTCACATATCAGGTGACCGGAGTTTATTTTACTGATCCCAGCACGTCATGGCGGTACGTCTTTCTTTTCGGTCTACTTCCTGCGGGTGTCGCGTTTATCGTTCGGCTTTTTATTAAGGAACCTGAACGCTGGAAGAAACTTGAGTCCGGTGCCCACGCGAAGATCAGCGAGCTGTTCTCAGCAAAATACCGAGCCCTGACGATCAGCGGATTCTGCATGGCAGTAACGGCTCTCATCACTTGGTGGAGCGGCAACGCTTTTATCCCGATCGTCGCCAAGGGTCTCGCCCAAAGGGAATGGACCGAACTGACCGCGGCAGGAATTACCTCGCTGCCCTCGATGGAAGTAATGGGCCAGCAATGGATCAGAACTGCGACGAACGCTTTCAATCTGGGCGGACTGATTGGAACACTTTTGACAATTCCAGTTGCGAAAATGCTCGGCCGAAAGAAAATGTTCTTTATCTTTTATCTGGCTGCGGCCGTGTCAATAATGGCGGCATTCGGGCTCAACCTTGCACCGCACACACGGCTGTATTTCTACTTTCCCATCGGTCTGTCGGTGTTCGGGATATTTGGAAGCTTTACGTTTTACCTTCCGGAGCTCTTCCCGACGCGGCTGCGAGCGACGGGTGCAGGATTCACGTATAATGTCGGGCGATTTATTGCAGCACTTGGCCCCTTTCTCGTCGGCAGTATTGCCGCGAGCGGAGCAAATGCCCTTGATAGTGCTATCACCGTTCTTTTTTGGATCGGTCTCGTACCCCTTGCCGGCCTTGCCGCATTACCGCTCGTGATCGAGACAAAAGGCCGCGAGCTTATCGACTGA
- a CDS encoding zinc ribbon domain-containing protein, with protein MYCPKCGNSLTSALKFCNSCGAKLSSEVEDKDGTPGKMLDNILTTLFLIVMFGMGILVGLVAVLLGNAVKTEVVVMIVIAYLGAIFGICFSLVRQVPKLIDARLKASGYSATDLPEQQLLNPRTTAQLEEFRTPVSSVTDHTTKTLDKIPVKRVETN; from the coding sequence ATGTACTGTCCAAAATGCGGAAATTCATTGACGAGTGCTCTAAAGTTCTGCAATTCCTGCGGAGCAAAGCTCTCCTCGGAGGTTGAGGACAAGGACGGTACGCCCGGCAAAATGCTCGACAACATCCTGACGACGCTTTTTTTGATCGTGATGTTCGGGATGGGTATCTTGGTTGGGCTCGTTGCAGTTCTGCTGGGGAATGCCGTTAAAACAGAAGTTGTCGTTATGATCGTTATCGCGTATCTTGGCGCGATCTTTGGGATCTGTTTTTCGCTGGTTCGACAAGTGCCCAAACTCATCGACGCTCGCCTGAAGGCATCAGGATACTCGGCCACTGATCTGCCGGAACAGCAACTACTGAATCCCCGAACAACAGCTCAGCTCGAAGAGTTCCGGACTCCTGTATCGAGCGTAACCGACCACACAACCAAAACGCTAGATAAGATTCCGGTCAAGCGGGTAGAAACTAACTGA